GTCCTGAAATGCTTGGCGGCCCATTCGTCGATTATGAAGGTAAGCGAGCCGACGAAATAAGCAGTCTTATCGACAGCACAGAAACTAAATTAGGTCATTTGCTGAAATTCGCGGAAGCAGTCAAAACGTTTGATAACGAACTGCAAGCCACTGCTAAGGGATTTTCGCTCGAGCCAATGTATGAAAAGATTCCCGCCCCACTGAAAGGCTACGTCGAACTCGTCTATGATTTAAACCACAATCCATCCCTGCGTTTTATCGAAGGTCTGTTATACAGAAGCCCTTATTATGTAGAATCCGCCCAGAGTATGTCGTTGTCAGTGATTAACCAGGACTATCGCCCCTTTGTTTTGAGTACGCCACGCCTGGAGGACAAAAGCCACTTACATCTTCCTATTCGCTTTAACAATCCGAGAATCGATCAACTTTTCAAAATGAAAGACTCACCGAATTCTTATGCATATATAAAAGATATCTTGCAGGTAGCCGACGACAAGGATGAGCTGTTTAAAACCTTCTTCACCGATGAACCTAATCGGAAAGATAATTCTAAGCCTGATTCCGGTGTTAGATTTCGTTATTACGGACACGCGTGTATTCTTATAGAAACTCAAGACGTAAGCATTTTGACCGATCCAGTCATTAGTTACGACTATGATAACGGTATAGATAGATATACTTATGCCAATCTGCCAGATTCAATTGACTACTTGATAATCACGCACAATCATCAAGATCACGTTATGCTCGAAACCCTGTTACAGATACGTCACAAAGTCAAAACTGTGGTTGTACCGAGAAGCAACGGGGGATCACTCGAAGATCCGTCAGTAAAGCTTATGATGGAGGCAATAGGTTTTCAAAACGTCGTGGAACTCGATGAGATGGAGACTATGCAAATTCCCGGAGGTTCAATAACCGGATTACCCTTTTTTGGTGAACACTCCGACCTTAATATACGAACCAAGCTCGCACATCTCGTCAAGTTAGGTAACACCTCTCTTATGTGCGCAGCTGACTCTAACAATATTGAGCCGGCACTTTATGATCACTTGCACAAAATTTACGGAGATATTGACGTATTGTTTCTGGGCATGGAATGTGATGGTGCGCCACTGTCCTGGCTCTACGGACCACTAGTAACTGCGCCTTTGGATCGCGCAGTTGATCAGTCTAGACGGCTTGATGGTTCTAATTATGAACGTGGTGCAAAAATCGTAGATTCATTGAAATGTAAACACGTCTATATATATGCCATGGGCCAGGAGCCATGGCTGAATTACGTCATGAGTAAAAAATATACAGAGGATTCTAATCCAATCGTGCATTCAAACAGGCTTATCACATATTGTGAAAACAGGGGAATTGTCGCGGAAAGATTGTATGGTACTAAAGAATTATATATTTAGCAGTCTGACATATTTTTGATTTTTACTAATTTCGTGGGGACTCAACGGAGCAATATCGTAGCAATCTGGACGCATAAGCGCATCTGGAATAGGTATTGTTTCTGACTGAGTCTCCCGAATGAGGATTTGAGTGATATAACATGGGCAACTTTACAATTAACATTAATAACGCGAAGACCCGGGAAAAGGCCTTTAATCGAATGAATCGCTCATTCGATATCATTATGAAGAGACGAGAACTAAAGCATGATCCACCGTCTCTAAAAAGATGGTTTAAACGGCAAAGTTTAAATATCGAGTATCAGTTTTTAGATTACTACTTTGGCGGCCCGCCAAAGTGGAGGATTTCGCTGCGATCTCTCAACAAGTCCAAGCGTATTTTGCCTGATTTCGCCGTCGTGTCGCCAATGAAAAGCGGATCATCCGATCTTTCCACCTACCTTTTGCAACACCCAGCGATACTCAAACAACTTTGCAAAGAAATTCCTGTCTTCCACGACTCGGATATTTGGCGCATATTCTACCCAACCGTCGATGAAAAAATTGAGATTGAAAAACGCTTTGGAACAAGTCGATGTGGCTTCTTTGCACCTTTTATAGCGCAGTCTGCAGCTCTGTCGGAGACACTGTCTAATATTCACAATAATTTTAAGATCGTATTGTTATTAAGAGACCCAGTAAAGCGCGCGTATTCACAATGGAAGTGGGACATACTGGGTGGAGGCGTTAGAGCAAAAAAT
This Gammaproteobacteria bacterium DNA region includes the following protein-coding sequences:
- a CDS encoding MBL fold metallo-hydrolase, whose amino-acid sequence is MNYDECYLKQNIQVEALYNNWYAWPHLISPATSAMITANLHLNILKSYVDNPELHAMAVKSPEMLGGPFVDYEGKRADEISSLIDSTETKLGHLLKFAEAVKTFDNELQATAKGFSLEPMYEKIPAPLKGYVELVYDLNHNPSLRFIEGLLYRSPYYVESAQSMSLSVINQDYRPFVLSTPRLEDKSHLHLPIRFNNPRIDQLFKMKDSPNSYAYIKDILQVADDKDELFKTFFTDEPNRKDNSKPDSGVRFRYYGHACILIETQDVSILTDPVISYDYDNGIDRYTYANLPDSIDYLIITHNHQDHVMLETLLQIRHKVKTVVVPRSNGGSLEDPSVKLMMEAIGFQNVVELDEMETMQIPGGSITGLPFFGEHSDLNIRTKLAHLVKLGNTSLMCAADSNNIEPALYDHLHKIYGDIDVLFLGMECDGAPLSWLYGPLVTAPLDRAVDQSRRLDGSNYERGAKIVDSLKCKHVYIYAMGQEPWLNYVMSKKYTEDSNPIVHSNRLITYCENRGIVAERLYGTKELYI
- a CDS encoding sulfotransferase domain-containing protein → MGNFTININNAKTREKAFNRMNRSFDIIMKRRELKHDPPSLKRWFKRQSLNIEYQFLDYYFGGPPKWRISLRSLNKSKRILPDFAVVSPMKSGSSDLSTYLLQHPAILKQLCKEIPVFHDSDIWRIFYPTVDEKIEIEKRFGTSRCGFFAPFIAQSAALSETLSNIHNNFKIVLLLRDPVKRAYSQWKWDILGGGVRAKNMKIYQRFSNYAEQAVDSFPDSIMSSICGASMLHEGIYYKYVNLWIEKFGVDNVLVINACDFFKETERTLMEIYGFLGLPEYRPLITDKIYNRNRIETAPLDEDAKYILSEFYKPYNQKLYNLIGKTYNWI